A window of the Desulforapulum autotrophicum HRM2 genome harbors these coding sequences:
- a CDS encoding TIGR02757 family protein has product MLKQRLDRIHGQYNRREYVAPDPLEFLYNYPQVRDREIVALVAALLAYGRVAQILKAVTQVLDLFGTSPHGYLLTRNQADIVHDLEGFKYRFTTGKQMACLLMGVKTVLQRFGSLETCFAEGFSPDDETVIPALSLFVKQLSCRGSMGILAADPDKRSACKRNNLFLRWMVRKDRVDPGGWDRIPCSALVVPLDTHMFRVGTQLGFTRKKQANLKTALEITQGFRTLVPHDPVRYDFCLTRFGIRKEMNPAELKMILSGGTGKVSGNKGKK; this is encoded by the coding sequence ATCCATGGTCAATACAACCGGCGGGAGTATGTGGCTCCCGATCCCCTGGAGTTTCTCTACAACTACCCCCAGGTCAGGGACAGGGAAATTGTGGCCCTGGTTGCAGCCCTCCTTGCCTATGGTCGGGTAGCCCAGATTTTAAAGGCCGTAACCCAGGTGCTTGACCTGTTTGGCACTTCGCCCCATGGGTATCTTTTGACCCGGAATCAGGCGGACATTGTTCACGATCTTGAGGGCTTCAAGTATCGGTTTACAACCGGAAAGCAGATGGCCTGCCTTCTGATGGGAGTAAAAACGGTGCTCCAGCGGTTTGGGTCCCTTGAAACCTGTTTTGCTGAAGGCTTTTCGCCAGATGATGAAACCGTGATCCCGGCCCTTTCCCTGTTTGTAAAACAGCTGTCCTGCCGGGGAAGCATGGGGATTCTTGCGGCCGACCCGGACAAGCGAAGCGCCTGCAAACGCAATAACCTGTTTCTGCGCTGGATGGTCAGAAAGGACCGGGTCGATCCAGGGGGATGGGACAGGATTCCGTGTTCAGCCCTTGTTGTCCCCCTGGATACCCACATGTTCCGTGTGGGCACCCAGCTTGGCTTTACCCGGAAAAAACAGGCCAATTTGAAAACAGCCCTTGAGATCACCCAGGGTTTCAGAACCCTGGTTCCCCATGATCCTGTCCGGTATGATTTCTGTCTGACACGGTTCGGCATCCGCAAGGAGATGAACCCCGCTGAGTTAAAGATGATTCTATCAGGAGGCACCGGCAAGGTGTCCGGAAATAAAGGAAAAAAATGA
- the hcp gene encoding hydroxylamine reductase: protein MFCFQCQETAKNKGCTISGMCGKKEETANLQDLLIFNLKGIAVLTLKGKAAGVDMTTEAARFASKALFTTITNANFDDASLVDWVNQAVALKKNIADKIKGKITGALHDSATWMSTNVDEFQDKAKTVGVLATKNEDVRSLRELLIIGLKGIAAYAEHAAILGKEKDEIYTFILEALDSTTRDLSVDEMVGLVLKAGEISVVTMALLDEANTSTYGNPEISEVNIGVGDRPGILISGHDLKDMDELLKQTQGTGVDVYTHGEMLPANYYPEFKKYDHLKGNYGSSWWKQNEEFESFNGPILMTTNCIIPIKKSNTYGDRIFTTGVVGYPGLEKVADRKPGGAKDFSKIIALAKTCPAPREIETGTIVGGFAHNQVLALADKVVAAVKSGAIKRFIVMAGCDGRQKDRAYFTEVAEKLPKDTIILTAGCAKYRYNKLNLGDIGGIPRVLDAGQCNDSYSLAVIALKLKEVFGLDDINELPISYDIGWYEQKAVAVLLALLHLNVKGIRLGPTLPAFISPAVLKVLVENFNIKPIGDAEGDIAAMMQGN from the coding sequence ATGTTCTGTTTTCAATGCCAGGAGACGGCAAAAAACAAGGGATGTACCATCAGCGGGATGTGCGGCAAGAAAGAAGAGACGGCAAACCTTCAGGATCTTTTGATTTTTAACCTCAAAGGCATCGCCGTTCTTACCCTTAAGGGAAAAGCAGCTGGGGTGGACATGACCACAGAGGCCGCAAGGTTTGCTTCAAAGGCGCTGTTTACCACCATCACCAATGCCAACTTTGACGATGCAAGCCTTGTTGACTGGGTAAATCAGGCCGTTGCCCTTAAAAAAAATATTGCAGACAAAATCAAGGGCAAAATCACCGGAGCGCTCCACGACTCAGCCACCTGGATGTCCACCAATGTGGACGAATTCCAGGACAAGGCAAAAACCGTTGGGGTTCTTGCCACAAAAAACGAGGATGTCCGCTCCCTGAGGGAGCTTCTGATCATCGGCCTCAAGGGCATAGCGGCCTACGCCGAGCATGCAGCGATTCTGGGCAAGGAAAAAGATGAGATCTACACCTTTATCCTTGAAGCCCTTGACTCAACCACCCGGGATCTGAGTGTGGATGAGATGGTGGGTCTGGTACTCAAGGCCGGTGAGATCTCAGTGGTCACCATGGCGCTCCTGGACGAGGCCAACACTTCAACCTATGGCAATCCCGAGATCAGCGAGGTCAACATCGGTGTGGGTGACCGCCCCGGCATCCTGATTTCAGGCCATGACTTGAAGGATATGGACGAACTGTTGAAGCAGACCCAGGGAACAGGGGTTGATGTTTATACCCACGGAGAGATGCTGCCGGCCAACTACTATCCTGAATTCAAGAAATACGACCACCTCAAGGGCAACTACGGCAGCTCCTGGTGGAAACAAAATGAGGAATTTGAGTCGTTTAACGGCCCCATTCTCATGACGACCAACTGCATCATTCCCATCAAAAAGAGTAACACCTATGGGGACAGAATATTCACTACAGGCGTGGTCGGATATCCCGGTCTTGAAAAAGTTGCCGATCGTAAGCCGGGCGGAGCAAAAGATTTTTCAAAAATTATCGCCCTTGCAAAGACCTGCCCTGCCCCCCGGGAGATCGAGACAGGCACCATTGTCGGTGGATTTGCCCACAACCAGGTGCTGGCCCTGGCCGACAAGGTGGTTGCAGCGGTAAAATCCGGCGCCATCAAGCGCTTCATTGTCATGGCCGGTTGTGACGGCAGGCAAAAGGACCGGGCCTACTTTACCGAGGTTGCCGAAAAGCTTCCCAAGGATACCATTATCCTCACGGCAGGCTGTGCAAAATACCGGTACAACAAACTAAACCTCGGCGATATCGGCGGAATTCCAAGGGTGCTTGATGCGGGACAGTGCAACGACTCCTACTCCCTTGCCGTCATTGCCCTGAAACTCAAGGAGGTATTTGGCCTTGATGATATCAACGAGCTTCCCATCAGCTATGACATTGGCTGGTACGAGCAAAAGGCGGTTGCGGTTCTTCTGGCCCTTCTTCACCTGAACGTGAAAGGCATACGACTTGGACCAACCCTTCCTGCCTTTATTTCTCCTGCGGTACTCAAGGTGCTGGTGGAAAATTTTAACATCAAGCCCATTGGCGATGCCGAGGGTGATATTGCAGCCATGATGCAGGGAAATTAA
- a CDS encoding HD domain-containing protein — protein sequence MKCPGQDTQYWNKEAIFETPCPECGTIIEFFKDDTSRVCKGCGKRMVNPKLDFGCASYCQYAEQCLGTLPKEFLANRDDLLKDRVAVEMKRYFHTDFKRIGHATRVARYAEAIGKAELGNLAIILCAAYLHDIGIKKAEEKYNSNAPEYQEIEGPPVARQILEHLKAKADLIEEVCDIVGHHHHPRDEETLNFKVLYDADLITNLEEAQKKTPLERARLEAIINKSFLTQSGREQAAKVLLTPEV from the coding sequence ATGAAATGCCCGGGTCAAGATACCCAGTACTGGAATAAGGAAGCCATTTTCGAAACACCTTGCCCTGAATGCGGCACCATTATTGAATTTTTCAAGGATGACACATCCCGGGTATGCAAGGGATGCGGCAAGCGGATGGTAAACCCGAAACTGGATTTTGGTTGCGCCTCCTATTGCCAATATGCAGAACAATGCCTCGGTACCCTTCCCAAAGAGTTCCTGGCCAACAGGGACGATCTTCTAAAGGACAGGGTGGCCGTGGAGATGAAGCGTTATTTTCACACGGATTTTAAGCGAATCGGCCACGCCACAAGGGTGGCACGCTATGCCGAAGCCATTGGTAAGGCCGAGCTTGGAAATCTGGCCATCATCCTGTGTGCCGCCTATCTCCACGACATCGGTATTAAAAAAGCCGAGGAAAAATATAACTCAAACGCACCTGAATATCAGGAGATTGAAGGCCCGCCCGTTGCACGACAAATCCTTGAACACCTCAAGGCCAAGGCGGATCTCATCGAAGAGGTATGCGACATTGTCGGCCACCATCACCACCCGAGGGACGAAGAGACACTCAACTTTAAGGTGCTTTACGATGCCGACCTCATCACAAACCTTGAGGAGGCACAAAAAAAGACCCCCCTGGAAAGGGCAAGGCTTGAAGCCATCATTAACAAGTCTTTTCTAACCCAGAGCGGCAGGGAACAAGCAGCCAAGGTTCTCCTGACCCCGGAGGTATAA
- a CDS encoding Crp/Fnr family transcriptional regulator encodes MKSTAETIGKVPLFQGLDPENLKEIIAICERRSVQKGEIIFTDGDACNGFYVVETGKVKVFKLSFGGKEQILHIYGPGKPFGEVPVFTGKSFPASSVAITNASLIFFPRKRFVELILTHPNLALNMLAVLSMRLKEFTIMVENLALKEVPARLASYLMASIKDRDKPGLVNLPVSKTQLAGILGTTPETISRILARLTNEGFITVDNRLINIVDPDGLAEISEGE; translated from the coding sequence ATGAAATCAACAGCAGAAACGATCGGAAAAGTACCCCTGTTCCAGGGACTTGACCCGGAAAACCTCAAGGAAATCATTGCCATATGCGAAAGAAGATCCGTGCAGAAGGGCGAGATTATTTTTACGGACGGGGATGCCTGTAACGGGTTCTATGTGGTGGAGACCGGTAAAGTCAAGGTTTTCAAGCTTTCGTTTGGCGGCAAGGAACAGATCCTCCATATTTATGGGCCTGGAAAACCCTTTGGCGAGGTGCCGGTCTTTACGGGGAAAAGTTTCCCGGCATCTTCGGTTGCCATTACCAATGCCTCGTTGATTTTTTTTCCAAGAAAAAGGTTTGTTGAACTTATCTTAACCCACCCCAATCTTGCCCTGAACATGCTGGCTGTTCTTTCCATGCGGCTCAAAGAATTCACCATCATGGTGGAGAACCTTGCATTAAAAGAAGTTCCGGCCCGGCTTGCCTCCTACCTCATGGCCTCGATCAAGGATAGAGATAAACCCGGTTTGGTGAACCTTCCTGTGTCTAAAACCCAGCTTGCAGGCATTCTTGGGACCACTCCTGAGACCATTTCAAGAATACTGGCCCGTTTGACAAACGAGGGATTCATAACTGTGGACAACCGGTTAATAAACATTGTTGACCCGGATGGTCTGGCAGAGATTTCCGAGGGGGAGTAA
- a CDS encoding ATP-binding protein: protein MKIMRKIIEIDEEKCDGCGNCVPSCAEGAIEIIDGKAKVVKDQYCDGLGACMGECPQGALTLVEREADAFDEEAVEAFLKSKDKNSAPASSGCGCPSETLHTFSTLDESACQTANKPVIMGESASALGHWPVQIRLVPPTAPFLKDADLLVTADCVPIAYGSFHQDFLKDKVVMMGCPKFDDKDAYVEKFTQIFAGNTIKSITVLIMEVPCCSGLPGILERAMALADKKIPMTKTVISARGEIVKPNKINAGTIV, encoded by the coding sequence ATGAAAATCATGCGGAAAATAATAGAGATAGACGAAGAAAAATGTGACGGATGCGGAAACTGCGTTCCCTCCTGTGCCGAAGGTGCCATTGAAATCATTGATGGAAAGGCAAAGGTGGTAAAGGATCAGTACTGCGATGGCCTTGGGGCCTGTATGGGCGAATGCCCCCAGGGTGCCTTAACGCTTGTGGAAAGGGAGGCAGATGCCTTTGATGAAGAGGCTGTGGAGGCCTTTTTAAAATCCAAAGACAAAAACAGCGCACCTGCATCGTCAGGGTGCGGCTGCCCGTCAGAGACCCTGCACACCTTTTCAACACTGGACGAGAGTGCCTGCCAGACGGCCAATAAACCGGTGATAATGGGTGAGTCCGCCTCTGCCCTGGGACACTGGCCCGTTCAAATCCGACTGGTTCCGCCCACGGCACCCTTTCTCAAGGATGCAGACCTGCTCGTCACAGCCGACTGCGTGCCCATTGCCTACGGCTCTTTCCACCAGGATTTCCTGAAAGACAAAGTCGTGATGATGGGATGCCCCAAGTTTGACGACAAAGACGCCTATGTGGAAAAATTCACCCAGATTTTTGCCGGAAACACCATCAAAAGCATCACTGTCCTTATCATGGAGGTGCCCTGCTGCTCCGGGCTTCCGGGCATATTGGAACGGGCCATGGCCCTTGCAGACAAAAAAATTCCAATGACAAAAACGGTAATCAGCGCCAGGGGCGAAATAGTTAAGCCCAACAAGATCAACGCCGGAACCATCGTTTGA
- a CDS encoding glycerate kinase type-2 family protein gives MDPINEQLKAIFNAGLDAVKTDSAVKRWVKRRGNTLVINHQTYKLDSFKRIFIVGAGKGVAPMAGVLKQILGDYLYRGMVIVKNGHAGDLDAVEVVEAGHPHPDQAGFEASRRLAGMVEEATADDLVFCLITGGASSLLTLPIDGITLEDKQTVTHVLLECGADIQEINTIRKHLSGIKAGQLAKKAYPAQVITLIVSDVIGNQYTDIGSGPTAPDHTTFQSCWNIITSYGLEDRLPANVIRRIEAGVHGRIPETPKENDPVFERVNNMIVADNLLALQAAQTKAERLGYNTLILSSALEGESRQVARFLAAIAMEVRQTHHPIAPPACLIIGGETTVQVKGSGKGGRNQELALAMALSLKAADNIYALCAGSDGSDGMTDAAGAIIDNTTVGQARSEKRDPWMYLNNNDSYNFFKPMGNLVITGPTLTNVMDINIMIIP, from the coding sequence ATGGACCCAATAAACGAACAGTTAAAAGCCATTTTTAATGCCGGGCTGGATGCAGTCAAGACCGATAGTGCTGTAAAAAGATGGGTTAAACGACGGGGAAACACCCTTGTCATCAACCACCAGACCTACAAGCTGGATTCCTTTAAAAGAATTTTCATCGTTGGAGCAGGGAAAGGCGTGGCTCCCATGGCAGGGGTATTGAAACAAATACTGGGTGATTACTTATACCGGGGAATGGTGATCGTCAAAAACGGTCATGCCGGTGACCTTGACGCTGTTGAAGTGGTTGAAGCCGGGCATCCGCACCCGGACCAGGCCGGATTTGAGGCCTCCCGTCGATTGGCCGGGATGGTGGAAGAGGCGACAGCGGACGACCTTGTGTTCTGTCTTATAACCGGTGGGGCAAGCTCGCTTTTAACACTGCCCATTGACGGTATCACCCTTGAAGACAAACAAACCGTGACCCATGTGCTGCTTGAGTGCGGTGCTGACATCCAGGAAATAAATACCATACGCAAGCATCTTTCTGGGATAAAGGCAGGGCAGTTGGCAAAAAAAGCCTATCCCGCCCAGGTGATCACCCTTATTGTTTCAGATGTCATCGGCAATCAGTATACCGATATTGGTTCTGGACCGACAGCGCCGGATCATACAACCTTTCAATCCTGTTGGAACATTATTACCAGCTACGGGCTCGAAGACAGATTGCCGGCCAACGTCATCCGGCGGATTGAAGCCGGTGTTCATGGGCGAATTCCTGAAACCCCGAAAGAAAATGATCCGGTTTTTGAACGTGTCAACAATATGATCGTTGCCGATAACCTTCTGGCTCTGCAGGCGGCACAAACCAAAGCAGAACGACTGGGATACAACACCCTTATCCTTTCTTCCGCACTGGAGGGAGAATCCAGGCAAGTTGCCAGGTTTCTGGCTGCCATTGCCATGGAAGTCAGGCAGACCCATCATCCCATCGCCCCTCCGGCCTGCCTGATAATCGGCGGTGAAACCACAGTGCAGGTCAAGGGTAGCGGCAAGGGTGGTCGTAATCAGGAACTGGCCCTGGCCATGGCCCTCAGCCTGAAAGCTGCCGATAACATTTATGCCCTGTGTGCCGGAAGCGATGGTTCGGACGGAATGACAGATGCCGCCGGTGCCATTATTGACAACACAACGGTTGGGCAGGCAAGATCTGAGAAACGTGATCCTTGGATGTATCTAAACAACAATGATTCCTATAATTTTTTTAAACCCATGGGCAACCTCGTGATCACCGGCCCGACGTTAACCAATGTTATGGATATCAATATTATGATTATACCCTGA
- the sfsA gene encoding DNA/RNA nuclease SfsA: MTYHGYELPQLIAGTLVRRYKRFLADVTLETGELVTAHCPNTGSMRGCCEPGKKVYLSESNNPKRKLGYTWELMELPETLIGINTQIPNKLVHHSIGAGLVDELTGYTTIRPEVKTGDHTRLDLLLTRDNGDECFVEVKNCTLVENGLARFPDAVTLRGQKHLAELQRLAQEGKRAVIFYLIQRMDAVSFSPAADIDPMYACALKQAVDAGVEVIARDTVLDTTRISMGRSIPVVLEPVSGLVG, from the coding sequence ATGACTTACCATGGTTATGAGTTACCCCAGTTGATTGCCGGTACCCTTGTACGCCGTTATAAACGGTTTCTGGCCGATGTCACCCTGGAGACGGGTGAGCTTGTAACGGCACATTGCCCCAATACCGGGTCCATGCGGGGGTGCTGTGAGCCGGGAAAAAAGGTCTATCTGTCTGAAAGTAACAACCCCAAAAGAAAACTTGGCTACACCTGGGAACTCATGGAACTGCCCGAAACTCTGATCGGCATCAACACCCAGATTCCCAATAAACTGGTGCACCACTCCATTGGGGCAGGTCTTGTGGACGAGCTTACCGGCTATACCACCATCCGGCCGGAGGTGAAAACCGGGGACCATACAAGGCTTGACCTGCTGCTCACCCGGGACAATGGGGACGAATGCTTTGTTGAGGTTAAAAACTGTACCCTTGTGGAAAACGGGCTTGCAAGATTTCCAGATGCCGTGACCCTGAGGGGGCAAAAGCATTTGGCCGAACTCCAGCGGCTTGCCCAGGAGGGCAAACGGGCCGTGATCTTCTATCTGATCCAGCGCATGGATGCTGTTTCTTTCTCTCCTGCGGCAGACATAGATCCCATGTATGCATGTGCGTTGAAACAGGCAGTGGATGCAGGGGTGGAGGTCATTGCAAGGGATACGGTCCTTGATACCACAAGAATCTCCATGGGCCGATCAATTCCCGTGGTCCTTGAACCGGTTTCAGGCCTTGTGGGATAA